A window of Drosophila subobscura isolate 14011-0131.10 chromosome E, UCBerk_Dsub_1.0, whole genome shotgun sequence contains these coding sequences:
- the LOC117890702 gene encoding facilitated trehalose transporter Tret1 isoform X2 has translation MKILMRADTHVSFSVPVEEPKAICTFSQVLAALSVSLGSLVVGFVSAYTSPALVSMTNGNITSFEVTAQAASWVGGIMPLAGLAGGIAGGPFIEYLGRRNTILATAIPFIVSSLLIACAVNVAMVLAGRFLAGFCVGIASLSLPVYLGETVQPEVRGTLGLLPTAFGNIGILLCFVAGTYMDWSMLAFLGAALPVPFLVLMFLIPETPRWFVSRGREERARKALTWLRGKEADVEPELKGLMRSQADADRQGSQNKMLELLKRNNLKPLSISLGLMFFQQLSGINAVIFYTVSIFKDAGSTIDGNVCTIIVGVVNFLATFIATLLIDRAGRKILLYVSNIAMIITLFVLGGFFYCKAHGPDVSHLGWLPLSCFVIYILGFSLGFGPIPWLMMGEILPSKIRGSAASVATAFNWSCTFVVTKTFQDMIDFMGAHGAFWLFGSICFIGLFFVILYVPETQGKTLEDIERKMMGRVRRMSSVANMKPLAFNM, from the exons ATGAAGATCTTGATGCGTGCGGACACTCATGTGTCCTTCTCCGTGCCCGTGGAGGAGCCCAAGGCcatttgcacattctctcag gtCTTGGCTGCTTTGAGCGTCTCCCTGGGCTCCCTTGTGGTGGGCTTTGTCAGCGCCTACACATCGCCGGCGTTGGTTTCGATGACCAACGGCAATATCACATCGTTTGAGGTCACAGCACAAGCG GCCTCTTGGGTGGGCGGCATCATGCCTTTGGCGGGTCTTGCTGGCGGCATTGCTGGCGGACCCTTCATCGAGTATTTGGGCAGACGCAACACCATTCTGGCCACAGCCATACCCTTCATTGTCTCCTCGCTGCTGATTGCCTGTGCCGTGAATGTGGCCATGGTGCTCGCGGGACGCTTCCTGGCTGGCTTCTGTGTGGGCATTgcctcgctgtcgctgcccgTGTACCTAGGCGAGACGGTGCAGCCGGAGGTGCGCGGCACTCTGGGACTGTTGCCAACGGCTTTCGGCAATATTGGCATATTGTTGTGCTTTGTGGCAGGGACATATATGGACTGGTCGATGTTGGCCTTTTTGGGTGCGGCATTGCCGGTGCCGTTCCTCGTGCTGATGTTCCTCATCCCGGAGACGCCGCGCTGGTTTGTGAGCCGCGGCCGGGAGGAGCGTGCCCGCAAGGCGCTCACCTGGCTGCGCGGCAAGGAGGCAGATGTGGAGCCGGAGCTTAAGGGTCTGATGCGTTCGCAGGCCGACGCCGATCGTCAGGGTAGCCAGAACAAaatgctggagctgctgaagcGCAACAACCTGAAGCCGCTGTCCATCTCGCTGGGCCTGATGTTCTTCCAGCAGTTGAGCGGCATCAATGCGGTCATTTTCTACACTGTGTCCATATTCAAGGACGCCGGCTCGACCATCGACGGCAATGTCTGCACCATCATTGTGGGTGTTGTCAATTTCCTGGCCACCTTCATAGCCACCCTGCTGATTGATCGCGCCGGACGCAAG ATCCTGCTGTATGTGTCCAACATCGCCATGATCATCACGCTGTTTGTGCTCGGCGGCTTCTTCTACTGCAAGGCCCATGGACCGGATGTCAGCCACCtcggctggctgccactgagTTGTTTTGTCATCTACATTCTTGGCTTCTCGCTGGGCTTCGGTCCCATCCCCTGGCTGATGATGGGCGAGATTTTGCCGTCGAAGATACGCGGCTCCGCTGCCTCCGTGGCCACCGCCTTCAACTGGTCCTGCACCTTTGTGGTGACCAAGACGTTCCAGGACATGATTG ATTTCATGGGCGCACATGGAGCCTTCTGGCTATTTGGATCCATTTGCTTCATTGGCCTGTTCTTTGTGATACTTTATGTGCCCGAGACGCAGGGCAAGACGCTGGAGGATATCGAGCGCAAGATGATGGGCCGCGTGCGGCGCATGTCATCGGTGGCGAACATGAAGCCGCTGGCCTTCAACATGTAG